One region of Deltaproteobacteria bacterium genomic DNA includes:
- the miaB gene encoding tRNA (N6-isopentenyl adenosine(37)-C2)-methylthiotransferase MiaB: protein MKKVYIQTYGCQMNQYDSERIAQVLRQVDYTPTERIDAADLLLLNTCSVRDKAEQKVYSALGSWKEFKDYRDGVIIGVGGCVAQQEGESLLKRVPHLDLVFGTHNIHKLPEMIDQVEQLRARPVETAFYRDPAYMEEVAARTQVQGRKAFVTIMQGCNKVCSFCIVPHVRGREVSRPSGNIIAEVESLVAQGVQEIMLLGQNVNSYGKLTPGEICFAELLAQVDKIAGLRRLRFTTSHPQDLSPELIEAFATLTHLCEHLHLPVQSGSDSVLARMRRGYDRAEYLDRLFRLKERCPRVALSTDIIVGFPGETDAEFAATLELLQQVEYDEIFSFMYSPRPQTVSAKLYADDIPDEIKRARLKQVQTLQQSISLRKNRDKIGTVDEILVDGHSKLRNGQIMGRARSNRIVNLAGSEEWVGDFLSVRIVGATANSLLGESLDPTLLESQAKREIA, encoded by the coding sequence ATGAAGAAAGTCTACATCCAGACCTACGGCTGCCAGATGAACCAGTACGATTCCGAGCGGATCGCCCAGGTGCTGCGCCAGGTCGACTACACTCCCACCGAGCGCATCGATGCCGCGGACCTGCTGCTGCTCAACACCTGCAGCGTGCGCGACAAGGCCGAGCAAAAAGTCTACAGCGCCCTCGGCAGCTGGAAAGAATTCAAAGACTATCGCGACGGTGTCATCATCGGCGTCGGCGGCTGCGTCGCGCAGCAGGAAGGGGAGAGTCTGCTCAAGCGCGTGCCCCATCTCGATTTGGTTTTTGGCACCCATAACATTCACAAGCTGCCGGAGATGATCGATCAGGTCGAGCAGCTGCGGGCCCGTCCGGTGGAGACAGCCTTTTATCGCGACCCGGCCTACATGGAAGAGGTCGCAGCGCGCACGCAGGTGCAAGGTCGCAAAGCGTTTGTGACGATCATGCAAGGCTGCAACAAAGTCTGCAGCTTTTGCATCGTGCCACACGTGCGCGGCCGCGAAGTGAGCCGCCCGAGCGGCAATATCATTGCCGAAGTCGAGTCGCTGGTCGCCCAGGGTGTGCAAGAAATCATGCTGCTCGGCCAGAACGTTAATTCCTACGGCAAGTTAACGCCCGGTGAGATCTGTTTTGCCGAGCTGCTGGCGCAGGTAGATAAAATCGCGGGCTTGCGCCGCCTGCGTTTTACTACGTCGCATCCGCAAGATCTGTCGCCCGAACTGATCGAAGCGTTTGCCACACTCACCCATCTCTGTGAACATTTGCACTTGCCGGTGCAGTCCGGCTCAGACAGCGTGCTGGCGCGCATGCGCCGCGGCTACGATCGCGCAGAATATCTGGACCGTTTGTTTCGTCTAAAGGAACGTTGTCCGCGTGTCGCGCTCAGCACCGACATTATCGTCGGTTTCCCTGGTGAGACCGACGCGGAGTTTGCGGCGACGCTAGAATTGCTGCAGCAGGTGGAGTATGATGAAATCTTCTCGTTTATGTATTCGCCGCGGCCACAAACTGTTTCAGCCAAGTTATACGCGGACGACATACCTGACGAGATCAAGAGGGCGCGCTTAAAGCAAGTACAGACCCTGCAGCAAAGCATCTCACTCCGCAAAAACCGCGACAAGATCGGCACCGTCGATGAAATCTTAGTGGACGGTCACTCGAAACTAAGAAACGGCCAAATTATGGGGCGCGCTCGAAGCAATCGCATCGTCAATTTAGCCGGGTCTGAAGAATGGGTTGGCGATTTTCTGTCAGTCCGCATCGTCGGCGCGACGGCGAATTCACTGCTTGGCGAGTCCCTCGACCCAACACTGCTAGAATCCCAGGCCAAAAGGGAGATCGCATGA
- a CDS encoding bifunctional nuclease family protein, giving the protein MNKREDTIQMSVGGLTLDPVTKTPIVILKDPENKLNLPIWIGLLEATAMATEIEGIKMARPMTHDLLKNVLTEVGCSVESVEITELKENTYYASVYLDLGGRKVAIDSRPSDAIALALRTKSPIYVAKAVLEASSVLQQNDEGKDENAVENVSNVSQEKWAEILEKMAPEDFKYKQ; this is encoded by the coding sequence ATGAACAAGAGGGAAGATACGATTCAAATGTCGGTGGGCGGGTTGACCCTGGACCCGGTCACCAAGACGCCGATCGTGATCCTGAAAGATCCGGAAAACAAGCTCAACTTGCCCATCTGGATCGGCCTCTTGGAGGCGACCGCCATGGCGACCGAAATCGAGGGCATCAAGATGGCCCGGCCGATGACCCATGATCTCTTGAAAAATGTCTTGACCGAGGTCGGGTGCTCCGTGGAGTCGGTCGAGATCACCGAGCTCAAAGAAAACACATACTACGCGTCGGTCTACCTCGATCTGGGCGGCCGTAAGGTCGCGATCGATTCGCGCCCGAGCGACGCCATCGCCTTGGCACTGCGCACCAAAAGCCCCATCTACGTAGCGAAAGCGGTGCTTGAAGCTTCGAGCGTGCTGCAGCAGAACGACGAAGGCAAGGACGAAAACGCGGTTGAGAACGTCTCCAACGTGTCGCAGGAAAAATGGGCCGAAATCTTAGAAAAAATGGCCCCGGAAGATTTCAAGTACAAACAGTAA
- a CDS encoding tetratricopeptide repeat protein codes for MATASKRVTHKDIRQPDWFQRTSDRALELLRQHQSKFVIAAGVLVLILLANWGWQIYKSRQDDQAAKDYDRAITLFQEKKYTEAIALFNKVQGFRWSRYAPLAHLYETNSYLALNDIEKAQPAAQRFLTATKPDTLYRQIGLVTLATIEERKNLCKQAIDKYAEAARIAGALKDRAILGKARCAAQNGDNKTAVDAYKEYLKENPNSPAPSQLAELEAKVGSQPATEKK; via the coding sequence ATGGCTACCGCAAGCAAACGCGTCACCCACAAAGACATCCGCCAGCCGGACTGGTTTCAACGCACTTCTGACCGGGCCCTGGAGCTGCTGCGCCAGCATCAAAGCAAGTTCGTCATTGCCGCAGGTGTGTTGGTTTTGATCCTGTTGGCTAATTGGGGCTGGCAGATTTACAAAAGCCGCCAGGATGACCAAGCCGCTAAGGATTACGACCGCGCGATCACGCTTTTTCAGGAGAAAAAATATACCGAAGCCATCGCGCTGTTTAACAAGGTTCAAGGCTTTCGCTGGTCACGCTACGCGCCGCTGGCGCACTTGTATGAAACCAACAGCTACCTGGCGTTGAATGATATCGAGAAAGCCCAGCCGGCGGCACAGCGGTTTCTAACCGCCACCAAACCGGACACGCTGTACCGGCAGATCGGGTTGGTGACGCTGGCGACCATCGAAGAACGCAAAAACCTCTGCAAGCAGGCCATCGACAAATATGCCGAAGCGGCACGCATCGCCGGTGCACTCAAAGACCGCGCGATTCTAGGCAAAGCGCGCTGTGCAGCCCAAAACGGCGACAATAAAACCGCTGTCGATGCCTATAAAGAATATCTAAAAGAAAATCCCAACTCACCGGCGCCAAGCCAACTCGCCGAGCTCGAAGCCAAAGTCGGCAGCCAACCAGCGACAGAGAAAAAGTAA